The Plectropomus leopardus isolate mb unplaced genomic scaffold, YSFRI_Pleo_2.0 unplaced_scaffold21760, whole genome shotgun sequence genomic sequence ATTGAGCTAAAAGTacagcaaaactgaaaaaggcTGCTTTTAAAAGAGCAGCACTTTAAACAATATGCCAAAAACTAACAGAGACAGAGTTAAGGAGAAAACTAACAGCATGTGGCACTGTCTTTAAGAACACTTCAAACAGGACCAGAAGGCCGTCAGTCTTCAATACAGCTGATTCAGTCCTACCTGAGAAGTTGCGAGTGGCCAGCATTGTAGTCAGGATAGCACCCTGGGGAGAGAGACGTGGACACGGAGAGGAGCAAACTCCTGTTTACATTACAGACTGTTAGACCTCTGCCAACAACTGGGCTCATATCCAAAGCTTTTATCGGCttcaccctttaaaacctggaaaaacatcacttttcttaactggtgtgatttctttcaaaaacatggaaacagggcaatgagcaactaagaaagaaataatttttttataaaagggaaaatgtctgtGGAAACATCTGTGGAAAAACTatttataacatattttaaaatattttacatttttttgaaaatactcaagtccttttttaggtcattcatttgtttgtttgatttttactttcttttaatgttgtttcttctattcttttcttttctttctttttgtaactaattttgcattttcatgcatctgttactaattttttgcaaatttttgagtcatctcttctttcattgctcattgccctcttcccatgtttttgaaagaaatcatgccaatttgctcaggtttcaaagggttaaagcaataTTGACTTTTGGTATCACATGGGAGAGAAACTAGTCTTCCAGGTGAAAATCCTGTTTTGTTTAATCCATGTACTTCCTCACCTTCATGGACGTTATGGCACAGTTATTCTCAGCACTAAGGATTGCTGAAGATGGGTTTATACTGGAGTTAATGGAAGGAAAAGTGCCTCTGATTAAAACACTAAAGGCTGCTTTTGGGGttcatatcacacacacaggtgcttGACGAAGTTTGGATATTTGACAAccttggaatgagaatgtgctgGTCTTC encodes the following:
- the LOC121965821 gene encoding calcium/calmodulin-dependent protein kinase type II delta chain-like, with product MLTINPAKRVTATDALKHPWICQRSTVASMMHRQETVECLKKFNARRKLKGAILTTMLATRNFSGRTESAVLKTDGLLVLFEVFLKTVPHAVSFLLNSVSVSFWHIV